A portion of the Halorientalis sp. IM1011 genome contains these proteins:
- a CDS encoding FAD-dependent oxidoreductase, translating into MHPEETRPKGGDTTDNGDGVTDGGDGHRSLWLAEESETQYGPLTDDLTVDTVVVGGGIVGITTAYHLATAGQSVALLERDRLLGGTTGHTTAKLTSLHGLRYADLLERRGETRAREYAEANEAAIDRVERLVDDLGVDCEFERTEAYTYVTDRDRVSRVREEVRAAERLDLPASLAETTDLPFEIAGAVRFDSQARFDPATYLQELAAATADSGGRLFERTTATGVSGGSPCRVETDRGTITADAVAVATNFPITDHAGYFARMTPKRSYVLAVRLRDEPPEGLYYDPTEPYFSVRPRPGDRDSLALIGGQNHRTGHGGSTAARYRRLESQARDRFDVEAVEYRWSTQDFRTFDDVPFVGTLPVFDEGVYVATGFGGWGMTNGTAAARQLADRILGRDPEWSRVFRPTRVTLGVGPFVSHNAQAARHLLSGRFGQRTTPPAAALDPGEAGVFRRDGEQVAAYRDADGRLYTRSAVCPHLGCLVEWNDGERSWDCPCHGSRFDVDGTVLDAPAVQELEPVDVRPTRTERDRRPSAPSEED; encoded by the coding sequence ATGCACCCCGAGGAGACCCGACCGAAAGGCGGCGACACGACCGATAACGGCGACGGCGTCACCGACGGCGGCGACGGCCACCGTTCGCTGTGGCTGGCCGAGGAGTCCGAGACCCAGTACGGCCCGCTGACCGACGACCTGACCGTCGACACCGTCGTCGTCGGCGGGGGAATCGTCGGTATCACGACGGCCTACCACCTCGCGACCGCCGGGCAGTCCGTAGCGCTGCTCGAACGCGACCGCCTGCTCGGCGGGACGACCGGCCACACGACGGCGAAACTCACCTCGCTGCACGGCCTGCGGTACGCCGACCTGCTCGAACGCCGGGGAGAGACCCGGGCCAGGGAGTACGCCGAGGCGAACGAGGCCGCCATCGACCGCGTCGAGCGACTGGTCGACGACCTCGGCGTCGACTGTGAGTTCGAACGCACCGAGGCGTACACCTACGTGACGGACCGGGATCGGGTGTCCCGTGTACGGGAGGAAGTCCGGGCCGCGGAGCGACTCGACCTCCCCGCGTCGCTCGCCGAGACGACCGATCTCCCGTTCGAGATCGCGGGCGCGGTCCGGTTCGACTCGCAGGCGCGGTTCGATCCCGCGACCTACCTGCAGGAGCTCGCGGCCGCGACGGCAGATTCGGGTGGCCGGCTCTTCGAGCGGACGACGGCGACGGGCGTCTCGGGCGGGTCGCCCTGTCGCGTCGAGACCGACCGGGGGACGATCACGGCCGACGCCGTCGCGGTCGCGACGAACTTCCCGATCACGGACCACGCGGGGTACTTCGCACGGATGACGCCCAAACGGTCGTACGTCCTCGCCGTTCGCCTGCGGGACGAACCGCCGGAGGGGCTGTACTACGATCCGACGGAGCCGTACTTCTCCGTCCGGCCGCGGCCGGGCGACCGCGACTCGCTGGCGCTGATCGGCGGGCAGAACCACCGCACTGGACACGGCGGCAGTACCGCGGCCCGCTACCGCCGACTCGAATCCCAGGCGCGCGACCGGTTCGACGTCGAGGCCGTCGAGTACCGCTGGTCGACCCAGGACTTCCGGACGTTCGACGACGTGCCGTTCGTGGGGACACTCCCGGTGTTCGACGAGGGCGTGTACGTCGCGACGGGGTTCGGTGGCTGGGGGATGACCAACGGCACCGCGGCGGCACGGCAGCTCGCGGACCGCATCCTCGGTCGCGATCCGGAGTGGAGCCGCGTGTTCCGACCGACGCGAGTCACGCTCGGCGTCGGACCGTTCGTCTCCCACAACGCTCAGGCCGCTCGGCATCTCCTCTCCGGGCGGTTCGGGCAACGGACGACGCCGCCCGCGGCCGCGCTCGATCCCGGCGAGGCGGGCGTCTTCCGCCGCGACGGGGAACAGGTCGCCGCCTACCGCGACGCGGACGGGCGACTGTACACCCGGTCGGCGGTGTGTCCCCACCTGGGCTGTCTCGTCGAGTGGAACGACGGCGAGCGCTCCTGGGACTGCCCGTGTCACGGCTCCCGGTTCGACGTGGACGGGACCGTCCTCGACGCGCCCGCGGTCCAGGAACTGGAACCGGTCGACGTTCGACCCACCCGGACGGAGCGCGACCGGCGACCGTCGGCCCCGTCGGAGGAAGATTGA